The proteins below come from a single Saccharophagus degradans 2-40 genomic window:
- a CDS encoding DUF1631 domain-containing protein, whose translation MTRARLARLPAPVHAVHEKSQLLLAQKLKVFFDRADDSLFEMADKAHSNQEQNLFFDSMREVRVQRRGIEKRFTEALEDAFAALIVSPSESAASASADDFTVDGLSLVENDDLEEMVALDNSINRANAEFGEAVQQISLRLDSLVPVKVYQKNNPVGPDLLCQTIMTQVKKLDVGIKAKLILFKLFDKVVIAGLGEVYGAINQLLVDHNVLPSLSSATRSGQRHGRRASDRAGDAGQVPQNAAAPSSDQQAPAQEQRQAGTPDRRANPSGQLQSQVAESATQSHLSPEVIAALQGLFGNNTQSNSSAGLLNVLSLAQRLPMPATTSASGINVRALISDIQQRQGGTDTQIARMDEEVINLVNMLFEFILDDRNLAKPMKALISRMQIPVIKVALLDKSFFTKGGHAARRLLSEMSKAALGWQGDSETGKRDPLYRKMDEIVRKLLNEFDTDVSLFSDLLADFSSFIEKEKRRSAVLERRTLDAEDGKAKAEVARATVALEIELRTVNEALPEVVYQLIDSVWSNVLFVTSLKHGYKSEAWLGSLKTLEDLVWSVKIPATDEERKQLIRLVPDLLKRLRAGFDSISFNPYEMSTLFKSLEDVHLACIRGVEVKRRAPAGKVQKTTAAKPQVAAPQPAQNEEPPAKPAPVAKTAAPAPVAPKVEAPQPAAKQAAAPTQPAAPVSVASPAPAAPIAPVAPNDLPDTDTDMRQVAGFVQGAWFEMVDDKNSVVRCRLAAFIKPTGKYIFVNRNGMKVAEKTQQELALALKKNRLRALDNSVLFDRALETVVSGMRKPRN comes from the coding sequence ATGACCAGAGCCCGCTTGGCACGCTTGCCAGCGCCAGTGCACGCTGTACACGAAAAAAGTCAGTTGCTGTTAGCTCAAAAGCTAAAGGTCTTTTTTGATCGCGCTGACGATTCTTTATTCGAAATGGCCGATAAGGCTCACTCAAACCAAGAGCAAAACCTCTTTTTTGACTCTATGCGCGAAGTGCGCGTGCAGCGTCGCGGTATTGAAAAACGTTTTACCGAAGCCTTAGAAGACGCATTTGCTGCGCTTATTGTCAGCCCTAGCGAATCCGCAGCGAGTGCCTCCGCTGATGATTTTACGGTAGACGGTTTGTCGCTAGTTGAAAACGACGACTTAGAAGAAATGGTCGCGTTAGATAACTCAATTAACCGAGCAAATGCAGAGTTTGGCGAGGCTGTACAACAAATTAGCCTTCGTTTAGATAGTTTGGTTCCGGTTAAGGTATATCAAAAGAACAACCCTGTAGGGCCAGATTTACTGTGTCAAACAATTATGACGCAGGTGAAGAAGCTGGACGTTGGCATTAAAGCCAAATTAATCCTCTTTAAGCTATTCGACAAAGTTGTTATTGCTGGGTTGGGCGAAGTATATGGTGCCATCAACCAGTTGTTGGTCGATCACAATGTTTTACCCTCTCTAAGTTCAGCTACTCGTTCAGGCCAGCGCCACGGTCGCAGGGCTTCCGATCGCGCCGGCGACGCAGGTCAGGTTCCTCAAAACGCCGCTGCCCCTTCATCAGATCAGCAAGCGCCTGCACAAGAACAGCGTCAGGCGGGAACGCCAGATCGTCGCGCTAATCCGTCTGGTCAGTTGCAGTCTCAGGTAGCCGAGTCTGCAACTCAGTCTCACCTCAGCCCAGAGGTGATTGCCGCGCTGCAAGGTTTGTTCGGCAACAATACTCAGTCCAATAGTAGCGCGGGTTTGCTCAATGTATTGTCGCTGGCGCAGCGTTTGCCTATGCCTGCTACTACGTCTGCTTCTGGTATTAATGTACGCGCGTTAATTTCTGATATACAGCAGCGTCAAGGTGGCACAGATACCCAAATAGCACGGATGGATGAGGAAGTAATCAACCTCGTTAACATGCTGTTTGAATTTATTTTAGACGATCGCAATCTCGCCAAGCCCATGAAGGCGTTAATTAGCCGTATGCAAATACCGGTTATAAAAGTTGCGCTGCTTGATAAATCCTTCTTTACCAAAGGCGGGCACGCTGCTCGTCGCCTACTCAGCGAGATGTCTAAAGCGGCATTGGGCTGGCAGGGAGATAGCGAAACCGGTAAGCGCGACCCGCTTTACCGTAAAATGGATGAAATCGTTCGCAAGTTATTAAACGAGTTTGACACTGATGTGTCACTCTTTTCAGATTTGCTTGCTGACTTCAGTTCATTTATCGAAAAAGAGAAACGACGTTCGGCTGTGTTAGAGCGCCGCACCCTTGATGCGGAAGATGGCAAAGCTAAAGCTGAAGTGGCACGCGCCACGGTAGCGCTAGAAATTGAACTGCGTACAGTTAATGAAGCCTTGCCAGAAGTTGTTTACCAGCTTATCGATAGTGTGTGGAGCAATGTACTTTTTGTTACTTCGCTAAAGCACGGTTATAAATCTGAAGCTTGGTTGGGAAGCTTAAAAACCTTGGAAGACTTGGTTTGGAGTGTGAAGATTCCAGCTACCGATGAAGAGCGTAAGCAGTTGATTCGCTTGGTGCCAGATTTATTGAAACGCTTGCGTGCAGGGTTCGATAGCATCTCGTTTAACCCGTATGAAATGTCCACTTTATTTAAATCTTTAGAGGATGTGCATTTAGCATGTATTCGTGGCGTAGAAGTTAAGCGCCGCGCACCTGCGGGTAAAGTGCAAAAAACTACTGCGGCCAAGCCTCAGGTTGCTGCACCTCAGCCAGCGCAAAACGAAGAGCCTCCAGCTAAGCCAGCACCTGTGGCCAAAACTGCTGCACCTGCACCGGTTGCTCCAAAAGTTGAAGCTCCTCAGCCGGCTGCCAAGCAAGCTGCTGCGCCAACTCAGCCCGCGGCCCCTGTAAGTGTTGCAAGCCCAGCGCCAGCGGCACCTATCGCGCCGGTAGCGCCAAATGATTTGCCTGATACCGATACCGATATGCGCCAGGTTGCCGGCTTTGTGCAAGGTGCTTGGTTCGAAATGGTGGATGACAAAAATAGTGTGGTGCGTTGTCGATTAGCAGCATTTATTAAGCCAACAGGTAAATATATATTTGTTAACCGCAATGG